CGATTGAGGCGGCTGCTAACGCAGCTGCGACTTCTCCCGCTAAATCAGAGGCTGGGTTCGGTGCTTCCACAGCGTAAGCAGTACGTGGTGTGTCCATATCCTCTGGTCTCTCCCAACACTGATGATCCGGTGTTGCTTCACCTACCTAAAACATCGTTACAAACACCATAAATCGAATTCTCAATATATATCCAACAGTTAAGCAGTTATgaatattataaacaaatacaatcgttattaaatgatatatgtaaaataaaaacaatattaggTTAGAGTGACCGTACTTGGACGAAGATGCGATTAGGGAGTTGCGAAACGGTCTTAAGGAGATAATCGGTTCCCCAGCGGAGAGCAACGTGGTTGTCACGGAGATCAGCCGGAGACATGTAACTTCCGAAGTCGTTAGCGCTCCACGCAAGCATCGTAATCGAAAAAGCCATCGGAAAGTGGAACTTAATGTTGTCTCCAGCGTCGTAGTAACCACCAACGAGGTCGGCATTGAGGTTTTCGCCGTCCTTGAGTGCGGAGTGACGGCGCCACGTCATCCTTTGATTGCTTGGAAGATAACCAGAGCGTTGACCTTCGAAGAAGAGGATGGACTTCGTGAGAGCATCGGAGTAGTCGTGAGAGATCGTCGTTGGTACAAGGACGAGGAGGAGAACTATGGCAGACCAAATCGATGGcttcatttttgtgttttttcttttagggtttatgagaCATAACTGAATAAGACGATGCATATATTCGGTTTTCATTCGATCTTTTTTCTCTATGGAAACTTTCTAAGTCCTCAACAATGACTTGTCATAAACCAGAACTTTGTGCTTTTATTAATTTCCCCTTTTTAGTAGTTTAATTTAATGCGATATATGGGCGAGGTTTTTTCCCCAATTTTAATCTCCAAGTAGCTTGCATAACATGTGATGAGTTTAGGTCATCTGCTCTGCTCTTTGAAATTCTCTCAGAAGGTCTTGGTTTGAGCTCTCTGATGCTTCAGACAATGGGGTTGCATGAGaggatctatttttttttttaattaaaaagagttTCCAAAATGTATTAGATACTCTTTATTTTAGGGATTAATAAGAAACAGAGCTCTAAAGCAGAGTCTATTTTATGTATAAAGAGGATCTGAATCATTACCACATCATGATTCactacaagttttttttttttttttttgcagcaatctagagagaagagatctggtttatactttatactatGAAAACAAGGTTCAACGCTCTTTCAACTTTACCCATCATGTCCATAGGAATTTTTTTGGTCCACTAGTTTTAGACATTcatattttcacataaattaatattttcacatattttcacatttaaattaatatttttaacgttttcaaacaaaacattatttttaaaataaaccattttgttttttttttgaactacgattatatatatttttagttcaatcaatatatatgtacatttttttatttgtcatatATGTTTTACAAAGTTGGAAAGGAAACTAAAATCAAGAGAACTTGGGGTTGCTTTTAAAGTACGCCAAGATACCAACAAAAGGTGCATTGATGTAAGTTGTGGGCTCGGTCTCGCTAGCATTTGTCCGACCTCCAATAAATTTATCATCGACGTCAGGGCCGCCAATCACCGCACCTATAAGAATGTTGGGGTTTGGATTGGGTGATGAGAAAATTGTCCATCCTTGTAAGCACCCGAAGGCAGTCGGATGAATGGCAACAGACGGTATAGACGAACCACGGTGGTGGATCAGTCGTGGGTACCGCTCACCGTACCCAATCATGTATGACAACTTCATTGGATTATCTCCCAAAACATAGTCTACCTTTAATTTTAAGAATATacacaaaataataactatttATCATCAGATGCTTTGATCggtaatatatatgaaaataatgatcttacaatttttttaatgactCATATTATTGGCCagctaataattaattaattaatatacctGTCTTTTGACAATGCGGCGAAGAGAGTCTGGTTGAAACTTGAGGTTACCACAACTGAGCTGTTGAGAGGATTTAGAGAGGTAATCTGCGTAGGTAAGGAGGAGGAAAGACAAAGCAGCTGTGTTCTGGAGCTGGCTGCTTCCATGTTTATAAATGAGATCACCGGGAGTGTAACTCATGTGTGGACCGGTCGTTTCTAGGAAAAATGCACACATCATTTTCTCTGCGGTATCTTTATATGGTGCTAAAACGGTCATATTCTTCTGAAATACTTCCTGTTGACCAAATTGATTTAACGCGTATACATCAGTTAGTTTTTTAACTACTTCtaatttttggaagaaaaaaaaagagagtagaagATAACCATGAGAATTAACAGATGTCTTGAAAAAATAGACACTTTGTAAGCAAAATAGTATGTTGTGTATATGGTCTACGTATCATAACAATTTACGACTATGagtattatagtattttatagtTTCACTCGAAGATCGTATAGAGAATATATTGGAGATTCGGGGAAAACCTTGGCAATGAGAACATTAACACCCCCAACTTTGTTGTCCCAGCCAAACTCCAAGTAATTGTTATTTGCACCGAAAGCTTGACGATTATTCAATAAGTATGTGAGATAATAGTCTAAGCCCGTTGCTCTTCTCAGCCACGCAGCTCCCCATAGCAACTCATCCTGTTGGAAACAACATGATGAGTTGTATAACATTAAAACCgactaataaaattttgattgtacAATATGTGGagaaaatgaagatatatatataccttatatCCATTAACACTACAGTAAAACGGGCAAACGGCTTTATTCACCCCTGGATTATCGGTATAAGAACCTCGACGTGAATCTGCATACTTAAACGTTTGTATGGCTTTATCGAGTAATATTTTGGAATATCTTGGATTTGACTGTTTGAATGCAATTGAAGCGGCTGCTAAAGCAGCTGTGATTTCGCCCGCTAAATCGGAAGCTGGATATGATGCATCTAAGGCGAAAGCGGTTCGTGGCGT
The sequence above is a segment of the Camelina sativa cultivar DH55 chromosome 10, Cs, whole genome shotgun sequence genome. Coding sequences within it:
- the LOC104716176 gene encoding endoglucanase 23 encodes the protein MKLSVYFVTVFILVLLILPTAIPHDYSDALRKSILFFEGQRSGRLPKQQRMAWRGNSGLNDGRSLNTNLVGGYYDAGDNVKFHFPMAFTATMLAWSAIDFGSYMSPNDRGHNLVSLKWATDYLLKTVSQLPNRIFVQVGEAQPDHDCWERPEDMDTPRTAFALDASYPASDLAGEITAALAAASIAFKQSNPRYSKILLDKAIQTFKYADSRRGSYTDNPGVNKAVCPFYCSVNGYKDELLWGAAWLRRATGLDYYLTYLLNNRQAFGANNNYLEFGWDNKVGGVNVLIAKEVFQKNMTVLAPYKDTAEKMMCAFFLETTGPHMSYTPGDLIYKHGSSQLQNTAALSFLLLTYADYLSKSSQQLSCGNLKFQPDSLRRIVKRQVDYVLGDNPMKLSYMIGYGERYPRLIHHRGSSIPSVAIHPTAFGCLQGWTIFSSPNPNPNILIGAVIGGPDVDDKFIGGRTNASETEPTTYINAPFVGILAYFKSNPKFS